The Anastrepha obliqua isolate idAnaObli1 chromosome 5, idAnaObli1_1.0, whole genome shotgun sequence DNA window TGGCACGCGCCGCATGTCAAGCCGCCACAGAACTCTTTTCGCTCAAATCCAAGTGCCTCGAGCAGGAATGCGATGATTTGGTGTGTGCACTGCTGCATCGTACCGCCGATACAAATCGTTTCATACGCGCCGATGCGACACGTGCCCTAGAATCAATGTGCGACAATTTAACGCCACCCAAAATACTCAACATACTCACCACTAAAGGCGCCCTCCATCAGAACGCATTGGTGCGCACGACTGCGGCAAAACTTTTGCATCGCCTTGTGGAACGTCTCGGCAGTGATAAGGTCTACACGATGACGCGCGAAAATCGTGATAAATTCTTTGTCACGAGCGCCAATTTGCTCCTGGAAGGTAGTCTGGAAACACGCAGCTACGCCAAGTCAATATTTCGGCTACTCTCCGACCATCCCAACTACAATCGTTTACTCATAGAAGTGATACCAACGCGTACATACCGAAATGTGGAGAAGACACTAAAGAGTATACGTTAAAATGTGGCTGACTATGAGTGaattctaaaattaattttgtagtaaatatatacaccattttgtacatacaagtgaatttaatttatttcctgTCAAAATTTCGAAGAACTTATCACTGTCCCGTTAGATTAGTTTTGGTTGAATGACAATTGTAATTACacatattttatgtatgtagtcTCTAAGTTCTCTAGAATGTAAGTAATGTACGCGAATCGAGTATCTTAAGTAACATCgcgatttaaaataaatattaaatgcataaGATAATCGTTTTAACGgatgcatacaaatattcatatattaataaagctcaattgttaaaaatacacatttcgtttcatattttataGGTTGGAAACGGTGATTAAAAAGCTGTACACATGTGAACGGCTATAAATAGTAGTTTTACATACTATTCTTAAAATTATGCtatattttacataatataTTACCTTCTGAATTTAGATTTTTACTTTGAAAGTTGCTAAcaataatttgtattatttttatttttaaattttttattttcatttttaaattttttattttcatattttttatttttttatttttatctttttatttatttttttttttttatttcttaatttttatttttcaaatgcgTACACTACACTCcagttaagattttttttaattataagtattttaaatttatacaaaaagatTTTAACGAGTTTGTGAGCAGAAATCTGCAAAGATTTCTGTAGTTAAAAACAATAGCGCGTTTACTAATGCGTATAAGCTTCGGCgacccaataaaataaaaattccaaagtaTTTACATTATTTGCACCGATGCAAGTTACATATAAAGTCAAGATCGGCGTTTATCTTCAATAAAGTCTATCAACTTTGCCTTTATATTGAGTCTTCGTTCGAGGCATCAACTTCTCCATCGCTAACGCCTTCCAATTGTTATCTACGTTGACGACGGCTTTCGTCATGCTGACGACGTTCATCACGCCTGTACGGATGCGGACGGGAACGTGTATTTGAATGTACGTTCATACGGTCCCTGACAAAGTCCATATCGCGTTCGCGATCGCTGCTACCTCTTTCACGACTTCTACTTGTCGTAGCTCTTGTACAATCCGGTGAGTTTGTCCGAAAGGGGTTGGAAAATTGTGATGAGATATCATTGTCATTCATACCTGGATCATAGAAACTTGGATAACTTGTGCTGCGCAACATACTATTGTCACCGGGGCGTGTAATATAGCGTTCACAGTCGGTCGGCAATGAGCGGCGATTTCTGGATGCATTTGGATCAACTTGAAGCTTAATGGTTAACGTTTTCCTGTAGAGTGTCAAACCTGCAAATAATTTAACAGCATACGATGGGGTACAACGATTTGAATAAACCACGAATCCAAAACTTCGTTGGCGTCCGCCATTATCCTTTGGTATGCGTATCGTTTCGAGTGGTCCTGCTTGTAAGAAAATCTCATAGAGTAATTCTTCAGTTACACGATCGTCCAAATTGCCAACATAAAGTGTGCGTAATTGTTCATCATCCTCGTCGTCTGTGTCTCCACCATTATCATCAATTGGAGATTGAGCCAAATGCGGCGGTCGCTGGTTCAACGCGTAGCCTGGTGGCGCAGACATAGAATACAGCAATTGATTTGCAAGCTGGATTGCAGCTATTTGCTGTGCCTGCCACATTTTTTAAacgttattgaatttattttgctgttataaaagtaacaaaataatgCGATTTCTAGATAGACGGCGGGTTGTTTTTACGTTTGTTTGGGGAAAGTTGGCGTCAGTGATGTAGTAAATTTACTCTGTGTTGTGTGCATTGACGCATGAAGTACCGGGTACTTTATTTAAGCACGCCGAGTTGCCAACAACATGATAGAGGTTCTTGAAGGCAATTTTATGTGATTAATTGTTTTGGTTAgcaataaacatttaaaaaacaattttcaattcattATCTACCGGCAAGCGATCTAGAAAATTCACACCACGTATTAATTATATCCGACATCAGCGTCATGGCGATCCATGATCCAGATTTATCCAGatttaagaatattaaaataattagctATCTGTTGAAGTTCGATaggttaatttcaaaatttttcagtgaaataataataaatataaaaaaaataccagtctaacggttagacgcgatagaagtgaaaccttccgtaaaacaaactgagagagaataagacgaaagcagcattaggagcgggataattataggttcattataatattgctataaagttcattttttattttcttcattttattattattcatcctcaatgttttcaatttcaacaaatgatacgagtggcttatgatagctaaaatatgatacaaatgctttggtttcgatgttgtcaacatgtctttgaaataccgcgtcaatggttgtttttgatcgtgttgtcgattcagtgcgtttgttacacatttttaaattgaatgttgtattgagaacgtcaattaaaggaaccgctgtgtccaatgcaaaatttacgttaaaatcgccacttaaaatcattggaactttattgtaatcttttctaagtatccgcgatacttctggtgtatactttattaaattttcgtgaatgaattccgtgatgctatttattgattttttttttctgtcgatattcacgacacttttctgcattatttttcggcataattgcggtaaatatttaaaaatgaaaatatttacgaatataaaaatacacacgcggttgctattatgagcgtccccagcaaaacctgcgtgaccgaaactctaacacaattacatttttttgaatgttacagacacatatgcacgcaggttttgctggggcgtgaccgaaactctaacacaattacacatatgcactcgtatttgtttgaaaatcgacttttttttttggttctccgtcacctttggaaaatgtgtaaacagtaagcaaactttatttatatatttttcctcatttttgcatcagtaaaattaaacaagttcgaatctcggtgaaaacaccaaaattaaggaaaactatttttctaatagcgctcacccctcagcagacaatggcaaaacaccgagtgtatttctgccatgaaaaaagctcctcataaacatatcataaaataaaataaaataactgtataaaaaaaattgttttcttgtgattcgaaccaaggattttggatcggaagctcacattgctagccgctcggctatcgcgccatgctgtcggcgctggcctaaaagttatttagttcgtcgctacgtttatatcaacatataatataacgcttcgtagccaagagtgtcgctttttcgtttcatcgagtctcaaatcactctcaacgattctaaagaagttttcacttcaaaaagaggttgtctgtaaagtcg harbors:
- the LOC129247588 gene encoding RNA-binding protein 7: MWQAQQIAAIQLANQLLYSMSAPPGYALNQRPPHLAQSPIDDNGGDTDDEDDEQLRTLYVGNLDDRVTEELLYEIFLQAGPLETIRIPKDNGGRQRSFGFVVYSNRCTPSYAVKLFAGLTLYRKTLTIKLQVDPNASRNRRSLPTDCERYITRPGDNSMLRSTSYPSFYDPGMNDNDISSQFSNPFRTNSPDCTRATTSRSRERGSSDRERDMDFVRDRMNVHSNTRSRPHPYRRDERRQHDESRRQRR